One stretch of Bacteroidota bacterium DNA includes these proteins:
- a CDS encoding MGMT family protein → MDEKTKYTFFENVFEVVKLIPFGKATSYGAIARYLGAAKSSRMVGYAMNSSHLLLHKVPAHRVVNRNGLLTGKHHFGGDTMQKLLEAEGFVIVDDKIQNFKKHFWDPNEALAM, encoded by the coding sequence ATGGACGAAAAAACGAAGTATACTTTTTTTGAAAATGTATTTGAAGTAGTAAAACTAATTCCATTTGGCAAAGCTACAAGCTATGGCGCAATAGCCCGTTATTTGGGTGCTGCCAAAAGTAGCCGTATGGTTGGCTATGCTATGAACTCAAGTCATTTGTTGTTACACAAAGTACCTGCACACAGGGTAGTAAACAGAAACGGATTACTAACGGGCAAACATCATTTTGGAGGTGATACGATGCAGAAACTATTGGAAGCGGAAGGTTTTGTAATAGTAGATGATAAAATACAAAACTTTAAAAAGCACTTTTGGGATCCCAATGAAGCACTTGCTATGTAA
- a CDS encoding GNAT family protein: MHWIKYPTSLSSEIIDLIPLEKEHFPELIALSKEEKIWQFYLFDGANTDVLLSVLNKTLLDREQGTQFPFVVYHKVDKKIIGSTRLMDIQAEHKKLEIGATWIHPEYWGTPVNLHCKLLLLQFCFEKLQAIRVLIKTDANNIRSRRAIEKLGAQLEGVLRQDMIRHNGIIRSTAHYSILNHEWSQIKLHLTSLLAKQHEPHH; encoded by the coding sequence ATGCATTGGATAAAATACCCAACTTCTTTAAGCAGTGAAATCATTGATTTAATACCGCTTGAAAAGGAACATTTCCCTGAGCTCATAGCTCTTTCCAAAGAAGAAAAAATATGGCAGTTTTATTTGTTTGATGGTGCCAATACGGATGTATTACTATCGGTATTAAACAAAACCTTGCTTGACCGTGAACAAGGCACTCAATTTCCTTTTGTGGTATATCATAAAGTTGATAAAAAAATTATTGGCAGTACACGCTTAATGGATATTCAGGCTGAACATAAAAAGCTGGAAATAGGTGCTACGTGGATACATCCTGAATACTGGGGAACGCCTGTAAACTTACACTGTAAATTACTATTGCTGCAATTCTGTTTCGAAAAACTACAAGCTATTCGGGTACTTATAAAAACGGATGCAAACAATATACGCTCACGCAGGGCAATTGAAAAATTGGGTGCTCAGTTGGAAGGTGTTTTACGCCAGGATATGATAAGGCACAATGGTATTATAAGAAGTACCGCACACTACAGCATTCTAAACCATGAATGGAGCCAGATAAAACTGCATTTAACATCATTACTTGCCAAACAACATGAGCCGCATCATTGA
- a CDS encoding cupin domain-containing protein — MSRIIDKETAPGYTWGDNCNAINLVNTETLSVKQESMPPHTKEVLHFHKHAQQFFYILKGTATFYCNGEKEMAHAQQGILIAPEEQHFIANETAEQLEFLVISQPATDKDRVNITPTH, encoded by the coding sequence ATGAGCCGCATCATTGATAAAGAAACTGCACCCGGTTATACTTGGGGCGATAACTGTAATGCTATTAACCTAGTTAATACGGAAACGTTATCGGTAAAACAGGAAAGCATGCCTCCACATACTAAGGAAGTGTTGCACTTTCATAAGCATGCGCAACAGTTTTTTTATATACTAAAAGGCACTGCTACTTTTTATTGTAATGGTGAAAAAGAAATGGCGCATGCACAACAAGGTATATTAATAGCCCCAGAGGAACAACACTTTATTGCCAATGAAACAGCAGAACAATTGGAGTTTTTAGTCATATCTCAACCTGCAACTGATAAGGATAGGGTAAACATAACACCAACCCATTAA
- a CDS encoding DinB family protein, whose protein sequence is MRTATWTELSAIITSIPKVFHQMSEEEFSFKSGPDKWSRKEILGHLIDSATNNHHRFVRSQFEEVPIITYEQNNWNRFNYYEHLGKQQLIDFWTLYNKQILALMEQMPDEHLAKKCNTGGAEPLTIEYLFTDYVQHIKHHLTQIIP, encoded by the coding sequence ATGAGAACAGCAACATGGACTGAATTATCAGCAATTATAACCAGTATTCCAAAGGTCTTTCATCAAATGTCGGAGGAGGAATTTTCTTTTAAATCGGGCCCAGACAAATGGAGCAGAAAGGAAATATTAGGCCACTTAATTGACAGTGCTACTAATAACCATCATCGTTTTGTACGAAGCCAATTTGAAGAGGTGCCAATCATTACTTATGAACAAAACAACTGGAACCGATTCAACTATTATGAACATTTGGGTAAACAACAACTGATTGACTTTTGGACGCTGTATAACAAACAAATACTGGCACTCATGGAACAAATGCCTGATGAACATTTAGCTAAAAAATGCAATACAGGAGGCGCAGAACCTCTAACTATTGAGTATTTGTTTACTGACTATGTACAACACATAAAACACCATTTAACCCAAATTATACCATAA
- a CDS encoding GNAT family N-acetyltransferase, with protein sequence MNTYQYELIETKEALKISKELMALGGIAFGQHSPKMSADNAAKMQAGIANEKMWTGMIETAKVFVCKNKEALVGMAFLIPKGNPWDIFKAEWCYLRMVSVHPNHQGYGIGKKLTQMCIDYAKETNEQTMALHTSEMMDAARHVYENLGFTILEEIEPRLGKRYWIYTLNLN encoded by the coding sequence ATGAATACTTACCAATATGAATTAATAGAAACAAAAGAAGCGCTAAAGATCAGTAAAGAACTAATGGCGCTTGGAGGCATAGCGTTTGGGCAGCATTCGCCTAAGATGAGCGCTGACAATGCCGCTAAAATGCAGGCAGGTATTGCCAATGAAAAAATGTGGACTGGTATGATTGAAACAGCAAAAGTATTTGTCTGCAAAAACAAGGAAGCGTTAGTTGGTATGGCTTTCTTAATTCCCAAAGGAAACCCTTGGGATATATTTAAAGCGGAATGGTGTTATTTAAGAATGGTGAGCGTGCACCCAAACCACCAAGGTTATGGCATAGGAAAAAAATTAACACAAATGTGTATTGATTACGCAAAAGAAACCAACGAGCAAACCATGGCTTTACACACTTCTGAAATGATGGACGCAGCCAGGCATGTGTATGAGAATTTGGGCTTTACTATACTGGAAGAAATTGAACCACGTTTGGGAAAGAGATACTGGATTTATACTTTAAACTTAAATTAA
- a CDS encoding GNAT family N-acetyltransferase — MEIIETTELSADQQNAALLLWNNEYPVKLRYHNMAEFTIYLEGLQQVHHFFLVDALQNIAGWAFAFTRNDERWFAIILDSSIHQKGYGSMLLNKLKEKEPILNGWVIDHDRDFKLNGEKYVSPLPFYLKNNFVTHPDIRIDAEKLSAVKIKWTN, encoded by the coding sequence ATGGAAATAATAGAAACAACTGAATTATCTGCCGACCAACAAAATGCTGCTTTGCTGCTTTGGAACAATGAGTACCCTGTAAAATTAAGGTATCATAACATGGCTGAGTTTACTATTTATTTAGAGGGCTTGCAACAGGTTCATCATTTCTTTTTAGTGGATGCGTTACAAAACATAGCAGGCTGGGCTTTTGCTTTTACACGTAACGATGAAAGATGGTTTGCCATTATTCTTGACAGCAGCATTCACCAAAAAGGGTATGGCAGTATGTTATTAAATAAACTGAAAGAAAAGGAACCGATATTAAACGGATGGGTAATTGACCACGATAGGGATTTTAAACTAAATGGTGAAAAATATGTATCGCCTTTGCCTTTTTATTTAAAAAACAATTTTGTTACACATCCTGATATACGAATTGATGCAGAAAAATTATCGGCAGTAAAAATTAAATGGACAAATTAG
- the purH gene encoding bifunctional phosphoribosylaminoimidazolecarboxamide formyltransferase/IMP cyclohydrolase, whose translation MNQARSMQNALISVFYKDGLDVLAKALNQLGVNIYSTGGTQDYIEQLGIKVNRVEDLTEYPSILGGRVKTLHPKVFGGILARRANEQDQKEMAEFNMPYFDLVVVDLYPFEETLASTSEESKIIEKIDIGGVSLIRAAGKNHNDTCIICDKNDYAVLAETILAQNGSTSIEQRKMYAAKAFATTAAYDTIIQNYFNQTQFAALSTMPAQVLRYGENPHQKGVFYGDLNAMFTQLHGKELSYNNLLDVDAATHLIEDFSEPTVAVIKHNNPCGLASRDTIAQAWTDALAGDPVSAFGGVIVANRNIDVETATAMDKIFLEVLIAPGYDEAALQILKSKKNRIILAKKGDLPNGKTMRTVLNGHLEQDKDSVILTADNLTLVTENSANQQVIEDLLFADKIVKHAKSNTIVLAKNKQLLGIGCGQTSRVDALKQAIGKAKAFEFDLNNSVMSSDAFFPFPDCVEIAFNEGIQTVIQPGGSVKDDASITYCNQNKMVMYFTGIRHFKH comes from the coding sequence ATGAATCAAGCGCGCAGCATGCAAAATGCTTTAATTTCAGTTTTTTACAAAGATGGTTTAGATGTTTTGGCAAAAGCCCTGAACCAATTAGGAGTTAATATTTATTCAACTGGAGGAACGCAAGATTATATTGAACAACTAGGTATAAAAGTAAACAGGGTAGAAGACTTAACCGAATATCCCAGTATTTTAGGAGGAAGAGTAAAAACATTACACCCAAAAGTGTTTGGCGGTATTTTAGCGCGCAGAGCCAATGAGCAAGACCAAAAAGAAATGGCAGAATTCAATATGCCTTATTTTGATTTGGTGGTAGTGGATTTATACCCGTTTGAAGAAACATTGGCCAGCACCAGTGAAGAAAGTAAAATTATAGAGAAAATAGATATTGGTGGTGTTTCCCTAATCAGGGCAGCAGGCAAAAACCATAACGATACCTGCATTATTTGCGATAAAAATGATTATGCTGTTTTAGCTGAAACCATATTGGCACAAAACGGAAGTACCAGTATAGAACAACGTAAAATGTATGCAGCCAAAGCATTTGCAACTACTGCTGCTTACGATACCATTATTCAAAACTATTTTAACCAAACACAATTTGCAGCATTAAGTACCATGCCTGCACAAGTATTGCGTTATGGTGAAAATCCACATCAAAAAGGTGTTTTTTATGGCGATTTAAATGCCATGTTTACCCAGTTACACGGCAAAGAATTATCGTATAATAATTTGTTAGATGTAGATGCAGCTACCCATTTAATTGAAGATTTTTCAGAACCAACTGTTGCGGTTATCAAACACAATAATCCTTGTGGATTAGCAAGCAGAGATACCATAGCACAAGCCTGGACAGATGCTTTAGCAGGCGACCCTGTTTCGGCTTTTGGAGGTGTAATAGTTGCCAATAGAAACATAGATGTAGAAACAGCTACCGCTATGGATAAAATATTTTTAGAAGTATTAATTGCTCCAGGTTATGACGAAGCCGCATTGCAAATTTTAAAGAGCAAAAAGAACAGAATTATACTTGCTAAAAAAGGTGATTTGCCAAACGGTAAAACCATGCGTACCGTGTTAAACGGACATTTGGAGCAAGATAAAGACAGCGTTATTTTAACAGCAGATAACTTAACTTTAGTAACTGAAAACAGCGCTAATCAGCAGGTAATTGAAGACTTGTTGTTTGCCGATAAAATAGTAAAACATGCCAAATCAAACACCATTGTATTGGCTAAAAACAAACAATTATTAGGTATAGGTTGCGGACAAACATCGCGTGTAGATGCATTGAAACAAGCCATTGGTAAAGCCAAAGCTTTTGAATTTGATTTGAATAATTCAGTCATGAGCAGCGATGCATTTTTTCCTTTTCCTGATTGCGTAGAAATAGCATTCAACGAAGGTATTCAAACCGTAATTCAACCAGGTGGTTCTGTGAAAGATGATGCTTCCATTACCTATTGCAACCAAAATAAAATGGTGATGTACTTTACAGGTATCCGCCATTTTAAACACTAA
- a CDS encoding FkbM family methyltransferase has product MSIKNAIRLTLNFLHLDLTKNLEYDRLTKAIMKRVIQPYSNCIDVGCHKGEILDTILQLAPNGTHFGFEPIPSLYNNLKQKYADKATIYPYALADANGKSTFQFVKNAPAYSGLKKRRYDTDKPDIEEIEVEIKTLDELIPNHLKINFVKIDVEGAEFGVLKGARELLKRDKPVVVFECGMGASDYYDTKPAYIFAFITNEIGLSVSTLKSFINNGKPLTADEFADCFNNSKEYYFIAHA; this is encoded by the coding sequence ATGAGTATAAAAAACGCCATACGATTAACTTTAAATTTTTTACACTTAGACCTTACCAAAAATTTAGAATACGACAGGTTAACCAAAGCCATTATGAAACGTGTCATTCAACCCTACAGTAATTGTATTGATGTGGGCTGCCATAAAGGGGAGATTTTAGATACTATTTTACAATTAGCACCCAATGGTACACACTTTGGTTTTGAACCTATACCCAGTTTATATAACAACTTAAAACAAAAGTATGCTGATAAAGCTACTATCTATCCGTATGCTTTAGCTGATGCCAATGGTAAATCAACTTTTCAGTTTGTAAAAAATGCACCTGCTTATAGCGGCTTAAAGAAAAGACGTTACGATACTGACAAGCCTGATATTGAAGAAATAGAAGTAGAAATTAAAACACTGGATGAACTAATACCGAATCATTTAAAGATAAATTTTGTTAAAATAGATGTAGAAGGTGCAGAATTTGGTGTACTAAAAGGTGCCAGAGAATTACTGAAACGCGATAAGCCCGTTGTTGTATTTGAATGTGGCATGGGTGCCAGTGATTATTATGATACTAAACCGGCTTATATATTCGCTTTTATAACGAATGAAATAGGGCTTTCGGTTTCTACTTTAAAATCGTTTATCAATAACGGTAAACCATTAACGGCAGATGAGTTCGCGGATTGCTTCAACAACAGTAAAGAGTATTATTTTATTGCACACGCTTAA
- a CDS encoding formimidoylglutamase — translation MEFLKPLSSSFFDEVSTQCSPTSLFHYTDFFHNADKSLQHYQLAIVGICDERLNESTKGISKSADEIRKEFYRLIKPRYDIKIIDLGNIEAGNTITDTYFAVRQTLSELLKQKIVCLLIGASEDFIYQQYAAYEQTHFNMNVVLADARVALKTVDDNPLASGYLSNIIAHPKNYLFNVAHVGHQSYFVEPESYDAFERMNFDMMRLGLFKGKIQNIEPLCRNADMMAFNMNTIKGSDAPGQVLPSANGFSGEDACQIARYAGISNDISSFGIYNINPAKDISNLTSQLAAQMLWYFIDGFYARKNEYPTADSNDYMIYYTSIQGTYEINFYKNKYTDRWWMEVPYPKDRSNQKGSFMVPCSYSDYEIAMTDEIPDRWIKAYQKLI, via the coding sequence ATGGAATTTTTAAAACCACTATCATCCTCTTTTTTTGATGAAGTAAGCACACAGTGTAGTCCCACCAGTTTATTTCACTATACCGATTTTTTTCATAATGCTGATAAATCATTACAACATTACCAATTGGCTATAGTGGGCATTTGCGATGAAAGACTGAATGAATCAACCAAAGGAATCAGTAAAAGTGCGGATGAAATACGTAAGGAATTTTATCGGTTAATAAAACCAAGATACGACATAAAAATAATTGACTTAGGCAATATTGAAGCGGGCAATACTATCACCGATACTTACTTTGCGGTAAGGCAAACATTAAGCGAGCTTTTAAAACAAAAAATAGTTTGTTTACTGATAGGGGCCAGCGAAGATTTTATATACCAGCAATACGCTGCTTATGAGCAAACACATTTCAATATGAATGTGGTATTAGCCGATGCTCGCGTGGCGTTGAAAACGGTTGACGATAATCCATTGGCTAGTGGTTACCTGTCAAACATTATAGCGCATCCGAAAAACTATTTATTCAATGTAGCCCATGTTGGCCACCAAAGTTATTTTGTAGAGCCTGAAAGTTACGATGCATTTGAAAGAATGAATTTTGACATGATGCGTTTGGGTTTGTTTAAAGGTAAAATACAAAACATTGAACCACTTTGCCGTAACGCTGATATGATGGCCTTTAACATGAACACCATAAAAGGCTCTGATGCACCCGGCCAGGTATTACCATCGGCTAACGGATTTAGTGGTGAGGATGCTTGCCAGATAGCACGTTATGCAGGTATTAGCAACGATATAAGCTCGTTTGGTATTTATAATATTAACCCTGCTAAGGATATCAGCAATTTAACCAGCCAATTGGCAGCTCAAATGTTATGGTATTTTATTGATGGCTTTTATGCACGCAAAAATGAATACCCTACGGCTGATAGCAATGATTATATGATTTACTATACCAGTATTCAAGGTACTTATGAAATAAATTTTTATAAAAACAAATATACTGACAGGTGGTGGATGGAAGTGCCTTATCCAAAAGACAGAAGTAATCAAAAGGGTTCATTTATGGTGCCTTGTAGTTATAGTGATTATGAAATTGCCATGACGGATGAAATACCTGACAGATGGATTAAAGCTTACCAGAAACTAATTTAA
- a CDS encoding NAD-dependent epimerase/dehydratase family protein codes for MILISGSTGFLGAHVACHLLQHQRKIKLIKRKTASLAEFDKIFNYHFKHFDTKAKDALYATIVWADADILDMPLLEQAFNEVTEVYHCAAMVSFDQADKEKMMKTNVEGTANMVNLALMYSVKKFCYISSIAAIGRSIDGATIDENCKWENNKLNSNYAISKYKAEMEVWRGKEEGLNICIVNPGVILGYGDFTKGSINLFQSVYKGMPLYTQGVNGYVDVEDIAKVCYTLMEQNIFGSRYILCSESVSIKHLFDMMAENFGVKKPAILVKPWMGEIAWRLFALVRMTGISKFNLTKETARASQKKYYYNNTKIRAAIDFNFEKVEQTVRQVCTLYLNDLENG; via the coding sequence GTGATTTTAATTAGCGGATCGACAGGTTTTTTGGGGGCTCACGTGGCTTGCCATTTGCTGCAACACCAAAGAAAAATAAAATTAATTAAACGCAAAACAGCTTCATTGGCTGAATTTGATAAAATTTTTAATTACCATTTTAAGCATTTTGATACTAAAGCCAAAGATGCATTGTACGCAACCATTGTTTGGGCTGATGCTGATATATTGGATATGCCCTTGTTAGAGCAGGCCTTTAATGAAGTAACAGAAGTTTACCATTGTGCGGCCATGGTTAGTTTTGACCAGGCTGACAAAGAAAAGATGATGAAGACCAATGTAGAAGGTACTGCTAATATGGTTAACCTGGCCCTTATGTATAGTGTTAAAAAGTTCTGTTACATTAGTTCTATTGCGGCTATTGGCCGTAGTATTGATGGTGCCACCATTGATGAAAATTGTAAATGGGAAAACAATAAATTAAACTCCAATTACGCCATTAGCAAGTACAAAGCCGAAATGGAAGTATGGCGTGGCAAAGAAGAAGGATTGAATATTTGTATAGTTAACCCGGGTGTAATTTTAGGTTATGGCGATTTTACCAAAGGCTCTATTAACCTGTTTCAATCCGTTTATAAAGGTATGCCTTTGTACACACAAGGCGTAAATGGGTATGTAGATGTAGAGGATATAGCCAAAGTATGTTATACCTTAATGGAGCAAAATATTTTTGGTAGCCGATATATTTTATGTAGCGAAAGTGTAAGCATAAAACACTTATTTGATATGATGGCTGAAAACTTTGGTGTGAAAAAACCTGCTATACTGGTTAAGCCTTGGATGGGCGAAATAGCCTGGCGTTTGTTTGCTTTGGTACGAATGACAGGCATATCAAAATTTAATTTAACCAAAGAAACAGCAAGAGCTTCGCAAAAGAAATATTATTACAACAACACAAAAATTCGCGCAGCTATTGATTTTAACTTTGAAAAAGTGGAGCAAACAGTACGACAAGTTTGCACCTTATACCTAAATGATTTAGAAAACGGATAG
- a CDS encoding class I SAM-dependent methyltransferase yields the protein MNYFNPESAAARYAKGRPDFHDNTIAQVKDFLQLTRSINKALDIACGTGLSTKALLTIAEHVYGTDTSEHMLNNAVKNDAIRYRLAAAEQQPFDNKIFDLITVCSGVHWFNIDAFLNEANRLLKDDAWLILYDNFFIADMELTDGFKDWYLTTYLEKYPAPKRNESYDWSNENLQHKQFALVHESNFTNAVDFTKSELVLYFTTQSNVIATVESGNTTYNEVEEWLHKELSAFFTHNDTCKTIHYGNWIKYIQKTN from the coding sequence ATGAACTATTTTAACCCTGAATCGGCTGCGGCAAGGTATGCAAAAGGTCGGCCTGATTTTCACGACAACACTATTGCGCAGGTAAAAGATTTTTTACAGCTTACCCGCAGCATAAATAAAGCGCTTGACATAGCTTGCGGAACAGGGCTTTCAACCAAAGCATTATTGACTATAGCCGAACATGTATATGGAACTGACACATCGGAACATATGCTTAATAATGCAGTAAAAAATGATGCTATCCGATACCGATTGGCTGCTGCTGAACAACAACCTTTCGACAACAAAATATTTGACTTAATTACGGTTTGCTCGGGTGTGCATTGGTTTAATATTGATGCTTTTTTAAATGAAGCCAACCGTTTGTTAAAAGACGATGCATGGCTTATATTATATGATAACTTTTTTATAGCCGACATGGAATTGACGGATGGATTTAAGGATTGGTATTTGACTACTTATCTGGAGAAATATCCTGCTCCCAAACGAAACGAAAGTTATGATTGGTCAAATGAGAATTTACAACACAAGCAGTTTGCATTGGTACACGAAAGTAATTTTACCAATGCTGTGGATTTTACTAAGAGTGAACTGGTACTTTATTTCACAACGCAAAGCAATGTTATAGCCACAGTAGAAAGTGGCAACACTACTTACAACGAAGTAGAAGAATGGTTACATAAAGAACTTAGTGCTTTTTTCACCCATAACGATACCTGTAAAACCATTCACTACGGTAACTGGATTAAGTATATTCAAAAAACGAATTAA
- a CDS encoding PLP-dependent aminotransferase family protein, producing MTQKPPLYQQISQTIEHHIKTEVLKTGDKLPSLRSICHEYGVSMSTALQSYFLLESKSLIESRPQSGYYVSYAYKHALSAPTTSSPVLTYGMEEIENIIATVSDNAAKSKILFSMGTPALELLPVAKLNKAMLHAMRHLPDSGVFYSHQGNTKLKQQIAKRAMIWGGKLNEHDITTTSGCMDALAFCLIALTTKGDTIVVESPIFFGILQLAKSLGLNVIELPTNAITGVEIDALKKVLEKKKIKLCLLVSNFSNPVGSCMPTEHKKEVVKLMEKHNVPLIEDDLYGDIYFGSQRPSTCKAFDESGIVLWCGSFSKTLASGYRVGWVAPGKFKEKLDRTKRYHSVSTNTLAHEAIAHFMENDRYDAHLRKLSQTLYSNLQHYLRCIAEYFPAGTRVSKPDGGFILWVELNKNQSSLKLYDQAIQHKINISPGSMYTLQQQYDNCFRLNFGLKWSDKVEAALKLLGKLAHQQKG from the coding sequence ATGACACAAAAACCACCTTTATACCAACAGATAAGTCAAACCATAGAGCACCATATAAAAACCGAAGTATTAAAAACAGGTGATAAGCTTCCGTCATTAAGGAGCATTTGCCATGAGTATGGCGTAAGCATGAGTACGGCATTGCAATCGTATTTTTTGTTAGAAAGTAAGAGCTTAATTGAATCACGTCCACAGTCAGGCTATTATGTTTCGTATGCATACAAACATGCGTTGAGTGCACCTACCACAAGCAGCCCTGTACTTACTTATGGCATGGAAGAAATAGAAAATATTATTGCAACCGTTTCCGACAATGCGGCAAAGAGTAAAATATTGTTCTCCATGGGTACACCTGCTTTAGAACTATTGCCTGTAGCTAAACTGAATAAAGCCATGCTGCATGCCATGCGCCATTTGCCCGACAGTGGAGTTTTTTACAGCCACCAGGGTAATACAAAACTAAAACAACAAATAGCTAAACGGGCTATGATTTGGGGTGGTAAATTAAACGAACACGATATAACTACTACATCAGGTTGTATGGATGCACTGGCTTTTTGCCTGATAGCATTAACCACCAAAGGCGATACCATAGTAGTAGAAAGCCCTATATTTTTTGGCATATTACAACTGGCCAAAAGTTTAGGTTTAAACGTAATTGAATTGCCTACCAATGCCATCACCGGAGTAGAGATAGATGCTTTGAAAAAAGTGCTCGAAAAGAAAAAAATAAAGCTGTGCTTATTGGTCAGTAACTTTAGCAATCCAGTTGGTAGCTGTATGCCTACTGAACATAAAAAGGAAGTAGTAAAGTTAATGGAAAAACACAATGTACCTTTAATTGAAGACGACCTATATGGCGATATTTATTTTGGCAGTCAAAGGCCCTCCACCTGCAAAGCTTTTGACGAAAGTGGCATTGTTTTGTGGTGTGGTTCATTCTCCAAAACATTGGCTTCAGGTTATCGCGTGGGCTGGGTAGCTCCCGGAAAGTTTAAAGAAAAACTGGACAGAACCAAACGTTACCATTCCGTTTCCACCAATACTTTAGCCCACGAAGCCATTGCCCATTTTATGGAAAACGACCGATACGATGCCCATTTGCGAAAACTAAGCCAGACCCTCTATAGCAATTTACAACATTACCTGCGTTGCATTGCCGAATATTTTCCGGCAGGAACCCGTGTAAGCAAACCCGATGGAGGCTTTATTCTGTGGGTAGAATTAAACAAAAACCAAAGCTCCTTGAAGCTGTATGATCAAGCCATACAACACAAAATAAATATTAGTCCCGGCAGCATGTACACTCTGCAACAACAGTACGACAATTGTTTCAGGTTAAATTTTGGATTAAAATGGAGCGATAAAGTAGAGGCCGCGCTGAAACTACTCGGAAAATTGGCACATCAGCAGAAAGGATAA